The Rhizobium sp. WSM4643 genome window below encodes:
- a CDS encoding 4Fe-4S binding protein → MNAVRTVARSFAGGLGDVLLAHQALIRRAQWVMIMVYLSFLVIPLLLPLPGSSDYIWNNLSRFVQFVFWGVWWPFVILGTALVGRFWCGLLCPEGALSEFASERGAGRAIPSWMKWSGWPVVAFVTTTIYGQLTSVYQYPKPAALLLGGSTLAAMVVGARYGKAKRVWCRFLCPVSGVFGVVSKIAPLHFRVYPEFWKRSAAVGGSGVNCAPLVPIKTMQGSSACHMCGRCSGHRGAIRLAWRKPSSDIVFGSGRMATRWDTILIVPVLLGLVPTALHWTASGVFQSIRQWLVELCVDRSWSWPLSLRIPWWFLTNYPSVNDVMNFVDAVSFLVLACLGALAATVAFVLPLAAAAAILRRPSRIVHHLAQAFIPLASASLFCGLLALTTSQLGSDGVVLPGVDASRGAAVVICGVWSSALFFRIGGVYSKGIARRILATVPAVIATALFCAAWLASFL, encoded by the coding sequence ATGAACGCAGTCCGGACAGTTGCGCGCAGTTTCGCCGGTGGCTTGGGCGACGTCCTTCTCGCTCATCAGGCCCTTATCCGCCGGGCGCAATGGGTCATGATCATGGTTTACCTGTCGTTCCTCGTCATTCCGCTGCTGCTTCCGCTACCGGGCAGCAGCGACTACATCTGGAACAATCTGTCGCGGTTCGTGCAGTTCGTGTTCTGGGGGGTCTGGTGGCCCTTCGTGATTCTGGGGACGGCGCTAGTCGGCAGATTTTGGTGCGGGCTTCTTTGCCCCGAAGGTGCGCTGTCGGAGTTCGCGAGCGAGCGAGGTGCCGGTCGAGCCATTCCGAGCTGGATGAAATGGTCCGGCTGGCCTGTCGTGGCATTCGTTACGACCACGATCTATGGGCAGCTCACGAGCGTCTACCAGTACCCCAAGCCCGCCGCACTGCTGCTGGGAGGATCGACGCTCGCGGCGATGGTCGTCGGAGCCCGGTATGGCAAGGCGAAGCGCGTATGGTGCAGGTTTCTGTGCCCGGTGAGCGGGGTCTTCGGGGTCGTTTCGAAAATCGCGCCGCTGCATTTTCGAGTGTACCCCGAGTTTTGGAAACGTTCGGCCGCAGTGGGCGGCTCAGGTGTGAATTGCGCACCGCTCGTTCCAATCAAGACGATGCAGGGAAGTTCGGCCTGTCATATGTGCGGCCGCTGCAGTGGGCACCGGGGGGCGATACGGCTGGCGTGGCGCAAGCCGTCGTCGGATATCGTTTTCGGCTCGGGACGAATGGCGACCCGTTGGGACACGATCCTCATCGTTCCGGTGCTTCTAGGTCTGGTGCCGACGGCGCTTCATTGGACGGCTAGCGGCGTGTTCCAGTCTATCCGGCAATGGCTTGTCGAACTCTGCGTCGACAGGAGCTGGTCCTGGCCGCTCTCTCTGCGAATTCCCTGGTGGTTTCTCACCAACTACCCATCGGTCAACGACGTCATGAACTTCGTAGACGCGGTCTCGTTTCTAGTGCTCGCGTGCCTGGGTGCGCTCGCCGCCACCGTCGCGTTCGTGCTGCCTCTCGCCGCCGCCGCTGCGATCCTTCGTCGTCCGAGTCGGATCGTCCATCATCTGGCGCAGGCTTTCATTCCGCTCGCCAGCGCGTCGCTTTTCTGCGGCCTCCTTGCGCTGACCACGAGCCAGCTAGGCTCGGATGGCGTAGTTCTTCCCGGAGTCGATGCGAGCCGCGGAGCAGCAGTCGTTATTTGCGGCGTATGGTCGTCGGCGCTGTTTTTCAGGATTGGGGGCGTCTATAGCAAAGGAATCGCCCGCCGCATCCTCGCTACGGTACCGGCGGTCATAGCGACCGCCTTGTTCTGCGCGGCCTGGCTGGCTTCGTTCCTGTAG
- a CDS encoding cupredoxin domain-containing protein codes for MRPSTVLTLALAAALVGLPPAAAGDEDPVFDVHFSNGVISPAVIEVPANKRFKLELHNDGSTPIEFESIPLRKEKVLAPGASSFLVFRSLREGDYAFFDDFHLDMPPARLTVR; via the coding sequence ATGAGACCTTCGACCGTCCTGACTCTGGCGCTTGCGGCCGCTCTTGTCGGGCTGCCTCCTGCGGCCGCTGGGGACGAGGACCCGGTCTTCGACGTTCATTTCAGCAACGGCGTGATTTCGCCCGCGGTCATCGAGGTGCCTGCGAACAAGCGATTCAAGCTGGAACTTCATAACGACGGTTCCACGCCGATCGAGTTCGAGAGCATCCCGCTCCGGAAGGAAAAAGTGCTTGCTCCGGGAGCTTCAAGCTTTCTCGTCTTCAGGTCTTTGCGGGAGGGCGACTACGCCTTCTTCGACGACTTCCACCTCGACATGCCACCAGCCAGACTGACTGTGCGATGA
- a CDS encoding FTR1 family iron permease, producing the protein MTADVLLQSFRIASVVWRESFEALVIVGILLAWTINEGVAVRRRAIRSIAGGAVAGVMIAVGLAFLMSGAAGFLDGDGEDILQFALAATASILMLRMVFWMQRAVRGSSKGMRSQAAGLGKARSWTALGLLSAVAVAREGAETVVFLYGMLSGSGRSATLVAGSGALGLAAACLTFLCFRSGASAFSKRAVSITSQVLLLILGSGLMMTAVDRAISLGIVPMLTSSLWDTGWILDESAGAGAFLSALTGYRSRPELLPLLALGFYWITASLAYAPAVGDKAHA; encoded by the coding sequence ATGACAGCGGACGTTCTCCTCCAATCCTTCAGGATCGCTTCCGTCGTGTGGAGGGAATCCTTCGAGGCGCTGGTGATCGTCGGGATACTTCTTGCGTGGACGATAAACGAGGGTGTGGCCGTCCGGCGGCGAGCAATCAGGTCCATCGCTGGTGGCGCGGTGGCCGGAGTCATGATCGCTGTCGGACTGGCATTCCTCATGAGCGGTGCCGCCGGTTTCCTTGATGGCGACGGCGAAGACATCCTTCAATTCGCACTCGCCGCGACAGCCTCCATCCTGATGCTTCGCATGGTGTTCTGGATGCAGCGAGCTGTGCGCGGCTCGTCCAAGGGAATGAGATCGCAAGCCGCCGGCCTTGGAAAAGCTCGGAGCTGGACCGCATTGGGCCTGCTCTCTGCAGTCGCCGTGGCGAGAGAAGGCGCCGAGACCGTCGTCTTCCTCTACGGGATGCTCTCGGGCTCGGGCCGGAGCGCGACGCTCGTGGCGGGTTCCGGCGCGCTCGGGCTCGCGGCGGCGTGCCTGACCTTCCTGTGCTTTAGATCCGGCGCGTCGGCATTCTCTAAAAGAGCGGTATCAATCACGAGCCAGGTGCTGCTTCTGATCCTCGGAAGCGGACTGATGATGACTGCCGTGGACAGAGCGATCTCGCTTGGGATCGTGCCGATGCTGACGTCGTCGCTTTGGGATACGGGCTGGATACTGGACGAATCGGCGGGGGCCGGGGCGTTTTTATCAGCACTGACGGGCTATCGCTCGAGGCCCGAGCTACTCCCGCTGCTCGCACTGGGATTCTACTGGATAACAGCGTCACTGGCCTACGCACCGGCGGTCGGGGACAAGGCTCACGCATGA
- a CDS encoding NnrU family protein, whose protein sequence is MISFVAAFAVFLLLHSVPAIPAVRAGVISQVGKPVYLISYSVVSTAALIWLFSAALALDYVPLWDLQPWHAAVTFVLAPLGGFLVLAGVFSENPLSIAMRSSERRGAVVQVTRHPVLWGFAIWASGHIVANGDLRSLLLFGGFALFALAAIPMAEKRARRRLGGRWQALSEGTSIVPLARRPSRWRLTLDLPMLLAAALTAGISCWLLGGGHATLFGADPIAVFG, encoded by the coding sequence ATGATTTCGTTCGTTGCTGCATTTGCAGTCTTCCTGCTTCTCCATTCCGTCCCCGCGATCCCAGCGGTGCGGGCTGGCGTCATTTCACAGGTAGGTAAACCAGTCTATCTGATCAGCTACTCGGTTGTATCGACAGCGGCGCTCATCTGGCTGTTTTCAGCCGCGTTAGCTCTCGACTACGTTCCGCTTTGGGATCTACAGCCTTGGCACGCGGCGGTAACCTTCGTCCTTGCACCGCTGGGAGGTTTCCTGGTGCTAGCGGGCGTGTTTAGTGAAAACCCGCTTTCGATCGCAATGAGGTCCTCGGAAAGACGCGGAGCCGTTGTGCAGGTGACGAGACACCCGGTACTCTGGGGCTTCGCCATCTGGGCGTCCGGACATATCGTCGCGAACGGGGACCTCCGGTCGCTCCTGCTGTTCGGAGGATTCGCGCTCTTCGCTCTCGCGGCCATTCCCATGGCTGAGAAACGGGCGCGCCGACGCCTCGGCGGTCGGTGGCAGGCGTTGTCGGAAGGCACCTCGATCGTTCCACTCGCGCGCCGTCCCTCGCGATGGCGCCTCACGTTGGACCTGCCCATGCTTCTCGCCGCCGCGCTTACGGCCGGAATTTCATGCTGGCTCCTGGGAGGCGGTCATGCGACGCTCTTCGGAGCCGACCCGATCGCCGTCTTCGGCTGA
- a CDS encoding iron transporter, with product MPLVLNAAEFPIGAPQVAGGMEVAAVYLQPIEMDPPGMMQPASESDVHLEADIHATGDNANGFAEGDWVPNLHVEYKVKNLDNGGEAAGALEAMVASDGPHYGDNVKLSGPGRYAVELTIHPGGHGMMSFGRHVDKETGVAEWPEAFSLNYQFVFAGVGKKGGY from the coding sequence ATGCCGCTCGTCCTCAATGCCGCTGAATTTCCCATTGGCGCACCTCAGGTTGCCGGTGGGATGGAAGTGGCCGCGGTGTACCTGCAGCCAATCGAGATGGATCCTCCCGGAATGATGCAGCCCGCCTCGGAGTCCGACGTCCATCTGGAAGCCGACATCCACGCCACGGGCGACAACGCGAATGGATTTGCGGAGGGCGATTGGGTCCCCAATCTTCACGTCGAATATAAGGTCAAGAACCTCGACAACGGTGGGGAAGCGGCCGGCGCTCTCGAGGCGATGGTGGCCAGCGACGGCCCGCACTACGGAGACAACGTCAAACTTTCGGGTCCGGGTCGCTACGCGGTCGAGCTGACCATTCATCCGGGAGGGCATGGCATGATGTCGTTCGGTCGGCACGTCGACAAGGAAACCGGCGTCGCCGAGTGGCCGGAGGCATTCAGTCTCAACTACCAGTTCGTGTTCGCGGGGGTTGGAAAGAAGGGCGGCTACTGA
- a CDS encoding YbaN family protein, whose translation MRTLMMMIAWASVAAAIVGIFLPLLPTTPFLLLSAGIFARTSPRFESWLLDHRWFGASVTAWRERGAIRSRAKAVAALTIATSFLLLIWFDPGPLALAVVATILSACVAFIITRPSA comes from the coding sequence ATGCGTACGCTGATGATGATGATCGCCTGGGCCTCCGTCGCTGCTGCAATCGTCGGCATTTTCCTGCCTCTGCTTCCGACGACGCCATTTCTGCTGCTGTCAGCGGGTATATTCGCCCGCACTTCGCCAAGGTTCGAGTCCTGGCTTCTGGATCATCGATGGTTCGGCGCTTCGGTAACGGCATGGCGCGAGCGCGGGGCGATCAGATCAAGGGCGAAGGCTGTGGCGGCGCTGACCATCGCGACCAGCTTCCTGCTTCTCATTTGGTTTGATCCCGGCCCCTTGGCGCTAGCAGTCGTCGCTACGATCCTGAGCGCCTGTGTCGCATTCATCATCACCCGTCCGTCGGCGTGA